A genomic window from Lycium barbarum isolate Lr01 chromosome 4, ASM1917538v2, whole genome shotgun sequence includes:
- the LOC132635479 gene encoding NDR1/HIN1-like protein 12: MPKPVLGPERRTNPLIWCAAIICTLLTVAVIITGMVVFIGYMVIRPKVPQMGVVSAHLDKFAYDTASVLVVKVSIVIKAQNDNSKAHASFYETSYTLSFHGVKIAYLNADPFDVPSNKSIDLYYPVESSPIPLKPEDGEVAELFLRRGQVVFDIRGNTRTRWKVGILGSVKFWLHLNCQLKFPLNGTTIYPRCSTKSK; this comes from the coding sequence ATGCCCAAGCCAGTATTAGGACCAGAACGACGCACCAATCCACTAATCTGGTGTGCAGCCATAATCTGCACACTCTTGACCGTAGCCGTGATCATCACTGGTATGGTCGTTTTCATTGGCTACATGGTCATCCGACCAAAAGTGCCACAAATGGGTGTAGTAAGTGCCCATTTAGACAAATTCGCCTATGACACGGCTAGTGTCCTTGTAGTCAAAGTCTCAATTGTGATCAAAGCTCAGAATGACAATTCAAAAGCTCACGCAAGTTTCTATGAAACAAGTTACACACTTAGTTTCCATGGTGTTAAAATAGCTTATTTAAATGCTGACCCTTTTGATGTCCCTTCAAATAAGTCAATTGACTTGTATTATCCGGTCGAATCGTCACCAATTCCATTGAAACCCGAAGATGGAGAAGTTGCTGAGCTATTTTTGAGGAGAGGTCAAGTTGTTTTTGATATAAGAGGAAATACAAGAACTAGGTGGAAAGTAGGGATTCTTGGTTCTGTTAAGTTCTGGTTGCATCTTAATTGTCAGCTTAAGTTTCCTTTGAATGGAACTACTATTTACCCAAGATGCAGCACAAAGTCCAAATGA